GCACCGCGGGCAGCACTCCTGTTCGACGCCTTGCGCTCGGTGGCATGGGCGGCGCCATCGTCCCTCGCCTCGCGCCCGACACCTCCGATGCCGGCCCCTCCTCCGCGCCCAGCCTGCCTCCCTCCATCGCGCACTATTTCTCCTCCAAGCTGCAGCTTGAGTCTGGTAACTACTCTCGGTGGCGTCAGCTTTTCTATGTTATTGcctacaaacatgaagtgcagcaCCACCTCGACATCGCCACCGAGCCACTCGCGCAGAGTGCCGTGTGGCGCAACGACGACCTCACCGTCGTGCTGTGGCTGCACGGTGTGGTCGACGAGGACCTCATGGACGTCGTCGCGTCCCCCGACAGCTCCGCCCACGACATCTGGTCTCAGCTCTACGTCCTCTTCATGGACAACCTGCCCGGGCGTGCAGTCGTCCTCGGCGCCGAGTTCCACAATCTTGTCCAGGGTGATCTCACGATCACTGAGTACAGCCGGCGTCTCAAAACGCTGGCCGACGCGCTCGGCGACGTGGGCGAGCGCATCTCCGATCAAACCCTAACCCTGCAGCTCATCCGCGGCCTCAACCGCAAGTTTCACGTCATGGCGACGTTGCTCCCGATGCAGTCGCCGTTCCCCAACTTCGTCCAGGCCCGCTCTCGTCTCCTCATGGAGGAGATCTCCCTCAACGAGCGGGCCCGTCCGGATGGGCGTCCGGAGGCCACTGCCACCGCCCTCACCATCAAcacgggcaccggcggcggctCCACTCCCACCGATCGCCCCTCCTCCGACAGGGGCAAGGCTCCCGCGACCACCAACACCGGCAATAGGGCCGGGCGTGGGCGCGGCCGTGGCCGCGGCTCCAACACAggcggctcctcctccggccgcGGTGGACCACCACCGACGGCCCCGGCGATCCAGGCGGGCTACTTCGCCTCCTACGGCGCCATGATCCCCGCCCCGACGCTCCAGCATCCGCGGGCGCCCTGGGCCGCGCCGAACGCAGCTGGTGTCCTCGGGCCGCGACCGCCGCCAGCCCATCAGGCGTACCCCGTCTCCACCCCTTCACCACCAAGCAGCGTCCCCACCTGGGAGCAGTACAACCAGCTCTATGCCGCCCTCCAAAACCTGTCGACGCAGCAGCACAACGCCGGCGGCGGCCAGGACTGGTTCCTGGACACCGGCGCCTCTTCTCACGTGGCTGGTAAGATAGACATTCTCACTAAGTTTTTTCTCCGTCATGGCATCAATCTCAGGGCATAGTTGTTGGTGATGGTTCCCGTCTCCCTGTTACGGCCATCGGttccacctctctctcttcctTCTCCCTCAATGATGTTCTTATCTCTCCCACCATCATCAAAAACTTAATATCCGTCCGTCGTTTTACTATCGATAACTCTTGTAGTattgaatttgacccttttggtttcaCCATGAAGGACCTAGCCACTCGACGGATCATCATGAGGTCCAGTAGCCACGGCGACTTGTACCCATTCTTCCACGACTCAAAGATCCAAGCAGCACTTTCGGTGGTTGGCGACGTATGGCATCAGCGCTTGGGACACCCCAGCTCCAAGACTACTTCCATTTTAGCTCGAGATTTCCTTCCATCATGTAATAATGGCACGGCCAAAACTCATGTTTGTTCCTCGTGCCAGTTAGGCAAGCAGCCCCGGCTGCCTTTTTCCTCTTCGCACTCCAAAACTACTGCGCCATTTCAATTAATACACTGTGATTTGTGGAGTTCTCCTGTTAGTAGTTTTTCGGGTTTCCAATACTATCTTGCCATACTTGACGATTACACCCATTACTCATGGACCTCCCCCCTACGCAACAAATCCGACACTGCGGACGTCTTACACCGCTTTCACACGTACGTTTCCACGCAGTTTCATGTCCACATCCAATGCGTGCAATGTGACAACGGCGGTGAATTCCTTTCCACCTCTCTCCGAGACCTCTTTTCTAGATACGGCGCCTCCTTTCGCCTGTCCTGCCCACATACATCTGCGCAAAGTGGAAAGGCCGAGCGCCTAATTCGCACCACGAATGACATCCTTCGCGTTCTTATTCTTCATGCCAATCTTCCACCACCATTCTGGGTCGAAGCCCTCCATACAGCCACCCACCTCCTTAACCGGCGTCCTTCCACGGCCATTAACTCTGACACTCCATACTTTCGTCTCCTCGGACACCCACCATCCTATGACCATCTACGAGTCTTTGGGTGTCTATGTTTTCCCAATACCTTAGCCACCAGCCCTCACAAACTCGCCCCCGGTCATCCCGATGTGTCTTCCTCGGGTACCCCCTCGAGCACAAAGGCTACTGCTGCCTTGACCTCGTTTCTCGCAAGGTCATTATTTCTCGGCAGGTCACATTTGACGAGACGCAATTTCCTTACTTCCCAGCACCTGCCACACCCCGACCCTCACCCCTGCCCGCCACAGCGCATCCTGGCATCGAAATCTTCCCCGAACCCCGAGCCTTACCTACCTCGTACCCATACCACCCGCGATCCTCCGCGGGATCCGCGCGGATCGGCTCCACTCAGCCGCCCTCCCCCACCTCGGGGCTATCGCCACCATGCACTCCACCCGCGCCACCCCCGCCATGCACTCCCATGCACGTAACCCCCGCGCCTCCCACGCCAACAGCCAACCCCGCGCCCCCAACCCCGCGCGTCCAGTCCCCCAACCCCGCGCCATCTGGGCCACCCACCAGCAGCCCCACCAGTCCCTTTGCGCCTGCTGATCCTCCCGCCCGCCTCGTCCCTCCCCTTCCCCCACGAGCTGTTGCCGTCCAGCCACCAACGAATTTGCATGGCATGCGCACCCGCAGCAAGACCGGTTTCTCCCAACCAAAACAGATCATCTCCCTACACGCCTCCTCTCCTACGCTCAGCCCCATTCCCTCTTCCTACCGAGCGGCCCTCAAAGACCCTAACTGGTACAACGCTATGCTCGAAGAGTTTAGTGCACTGACTCAGAATAAAACTTGGTGTCTAGTGTCTCGTCCTGCAGGTGCCAACATTGTTACATGCAAATGGATATTCCGGCACAAGTTCAATCCTGATGGCTCCCTCTCGTGGTACAAAGCACGGTGGGTGCTCCGCGGCTTCACTCAGCAAGCTGGCGTGGACTACGGCGAGACCTTCAGTCCGGTTATCAAACCGGCCACCATCCGCACCGTCTTGAGCGTCGCTGCGGGGCAATCGTGGCCTATCCATTAGCTCGACGTGAAGAATGCCTCCCTCCACGGCCATCTCACCGAAACCGTCTACAGTCACCAACCGTCCGGCTTCGTCGACTCTACTTCGCGGTCCCATGTGTGCCGCTTGAACCGTTCCTTGTACGGTCTCAAACAAGCGCCGCGCGCCTGGTTCGCCCGGTTCACCGCTCACCTCCGCACGCTCGGCTTCCTCGACTCGCGGGCTGACTCCTCGCTCTTCATCCTTCGCCGCGGGGGTCAGCTCGCCTACCTGCTGCTGTACGTGGATGATATCATCCTCACCGCCAACTCGCATGCTGCCCTCGACTCCATCATTCGGGCCTTGCACCGTGAGTTTGCCATGACGGATCTTGGCGCTCTCCATCATTTCCTGGGGATTAACGTCACCACCACCAACCGCGGGCTGTTTCTCTCCCAGGAACAGTATGCCCTCGAGATCCTTGATCGGGCCGGCATGCTCAACTGCAAGCCGCTCTCCACTCCGGTCGACACCCTCGCCAAGCTGTCTACTGCCACCGGGGAGCTCTTCCACGACCCCTCGCTCTACCGCAGTCTGGCCGGGGCGCTTCAGTACCTTATACTGACCCGCCCTGACCTCTCCTACGCCGTACAGCAGTGCTGCCTTTTCATGCATGCCCCTCGTGACTGCCACTTCCAGCTCGTGAAACGGATTCTTAGGTATCTTCGCGGCACAACGCACCTTGGTCTTCAGCTTCATCGTGCCCCCACTACCGAGCTGGTGGCCTACTCCGACGCTGACTGGGCCGGGTATCCCGACACCCGCAAGTCCACCTTCAGCTACTGCGTGTTCCTCGGGCCTAACCTCGTCACCTGGTCGTCGAAGAGGCAGCACACCGTCTCCCGCTCCAGCGCGGAAGCCAAGTACCGTGCGGTCGCTCACGCCGTCGCCGAGTCTGTCTGGCTCCGTCAACTCCTCACCGAGCTTCATCATACTCCGTCTCGCGCCACGGTGGTCTATTGTGACAATGTGAGCGCGGTCTACATGTCCAGCAACCCGGTGCAACACCAACGCACGAAGCATATCGAGATCGATCTCCACTTCGTGCGTGAGCGCGTGGCGCTCGGTGAGATACGCGTCCTGCATGTTCCAACAAGCTCGCAGTTcgctgacatcttcaccaaaggGCTGCCGACGACCGTCTTCCACGACTTCCGTTCCAGCCTCAACATTCGCGAATCCCACGTTGTGGCTGCGGGGGGTGTTGGAACATGTCACCAGCCCCATCACGTACAGGAGGATAACTCTCCACGTCCTGGTCTCTAGGATCACTAACTGCATGCGCACGTTTGTCCCGCACGTATAGTTGATCGTGGGCCTCGTGTCGTTGTaatctctctccttccctcttgtaCTCTCTCTCGTGCATGTATATAAGCACGCCCCTACGGTGAATACAATCAGAGTGAGAGTTACCTAAACTAGCTAGGGGGGCGGAGAGTTTACGATGAAAAATTTATTTACCTTCTTTGTGTGTGCCATCTCAAAGTCTTCATCCTCGCACCGCTGTGCTATGAGCTTGTTATACTGCAGCACAAAACGGTTGAGAGGTGCTGAAAGCGAAACATAGCTTTTCAGCACATTATTCATGCACTCATTACATTGCGTGCTACACATCTTGGTGCAGAAGTTCGAGCTGAGGTAGGGTTTGGCCCATTTGTCACGGCAATCATATATATGTGCCATGTACCTGTTGCCAGCAAGTCCATAGGTGTCCATTAGATAAGCCCATCCACGGTCGAACTCATCGCCAGTCATCATCTCATTCGTGAGACGATTAAAGTCAATTCGGAATGGGGTCCCTTTCTTATATAATGCCCGAAGATTCTCCTTTATACTTTTCATAACGTGCCATTTGCACAAACGGTGGACTGTAGAGGGCATTGTATGAGCGATAGCAACTTCCATCTGCCGGCATTGATCTGATAATTCACAGAACAAACGAGTCAGGATTTATAAGGAGGAATGCATGCCTTATATACAGACAAACATGACACCAAGTTGCCTGGTACCTGTGAGTATCGTCTGTGGCGTCTTCCCGCCGTTGGCTTCAACAAAGGTAGAAAATGGCCACTTGAATGAGTCTTCTGTTTCTTCTCTGAGAATAACACACCCAAACAGTGCAGATTGGTAGTGATTGTTCACTCCAACGAAAAGACCCACAGGCATCTCATACAGATTACTCTTATAAGTGGTGTCGAAGGTCAGCACGTCACCAAACAGATGATAGTCAGCTCGGCTCTTCGAGTGACACCAAAGAATGCCATGCACACGCCTCTCTGAGTCGACCTTCACCGCGTAAAAAAATCAGGGTTTTGCGCTTGCATCTTACTGAATATATCGAGCGTCTTCGTGATGTCGTCGAGGCTTGAATCATGTACGAGGGTTGCGCATAGATTCTTCAGACAACGCTTGCCGAAGGGAACCTCTTCATGACGCCCGTGTATATCGGACATCACGCCATAAACCTTGTTCACAGGGATGTTGTTAGACCGCATATGCTTGATCAGTTCTTTGATGGGCTAGTCAATGGTATTGTGGCACTTCCACACCTTCTTCTCTCCGGCAGTGTCTGCAAGCTCGTGGTTATGGGTCAGGACGACTGTGGAGAAGTACCATCCATCATCTGCAGTCCTCTTTAGCCTGACCATAGCCTTGCATTTTGTCCTAGCAGATTTTGTGTTCTCCTCCTTGTTGGATCCCTGCGTTGGATGTAACACACTAATAAGCTCTATCGTGCGCGGAACGAAAGCAAAAGAATGCATAAAAAATGGAACCCTGTGTATGATCCAAGAGTTTTTCCCACCTCGCACGAGCAGAGGAATTCCTGCATTGTTTTGTAGCATGCGGGCTTCGTGGTATACTTGTTTCCCCGCTTGATCCCAAACCCAACTTCCCAAGAATAGGCGTTGTAAAACTCGTGCGCCTCTTGGTCTGACGAGAAGACCATACCCATGGCCGGCTCGAAGACGACAGGCGAGCCTCTCTCCGCGGCGAGGCTAAAGGCGCGCTGGATTGAGTTGGTCCGACCTCCCCCCTCCATTGTCGATCGGCTGCAGGAGCTGCCGTTGCGGTTTCTGAGAAAAGATCAAGTAGGTATGAAATATCAATATGGGAAGCCAGAATTTGGATCACAAGTGATGGGCGCCACATCACCTCTGACGGCGCGCGTATCCCTCGGTGGCGACCAGTGGCGGAGACAaggggggcgagcaggggcctgGCCCCCCCCTAACGATCGAGCGATGCTGTCTAATTAGCGATACGAAGCATGTAATCCCACGTATATCTACATACTTGCCCCCCCCTATCTAAGCGTTAAGTTTAGAAAAGGGAATAAGGCCCATGTGAAGCCCACTAGTAGTCAGGTTGGGCTATTGGCTCAAGTCTTCTCGGGCGTTGTGCTCTCCTGTGATTAGTACGCAGAAAAATATCCGCAGCCGTTCCGTGCCCTAGCCTGCCCGGCCGCCTCTGCTCTCCCAGCCCTGCTGCTACTCTTGATCCTATTCTTACGGCGACGGCGTGACGCAACTTTCTTCAGTTGCCAAATCTTCCGGATCTAACCAACGGGAACTAGCCAAGGACACATGGTTTAACACATCACTACATCACATCATCTAATAATCTCAATTCCCGTCTTGTATTGTTGTTCAATTTATACATCAGCTTTTTGTTGTTTACTTGTTTCGGTTGTGTGATTTCTGATGGTACGATCCTATCTTGTACTGTCCTTGAGATAATCGTGATCATGATGCGAATTATATTATATAAGTTCCTATTTGTGATGCAGAATTTTCATATGTCGAATAACTAATTGTGTTGGACGAAAATTCATTGTACGTATAGCAAGGTTCTAGTTATTTACTTTTGCTCCAGAAAAAATGAACTTGACTTGGTCCCTCTATACCAAAATTCTGGCTCGGCCCCTGGTGGCGGCGGAGGTAGGGGGCGACGACTCGTGGTCGACGTTGGTCTGAGACCGCGGCGAGGGCATGCCGGCCGTGCCGCCGTCCGTGCGAGCGGGCTGAGGTGCAGGAATAGCCCCTCCATTGCAATCGATCACCGTATCTTCAGACGCTACGGTAAACGTGAGAGGCTCACCCCCGCGCCGGCCCCATGAAGTGGACGCGACGCGCGCCTTCCGGCAGGATCACGTCGCGCGCGCGTAATGAACCGGCGAGCTGGCTTCCCTCGGAGGTACCCACggtcgatggtggcggcgttgccgAGAACACTACAGCGAGTGGCAGATGCTAAGATACCAGATGCGGGGATCCTAACCAGCAAAAACACTAGGGAATATAGAATGGAAGATCAACTACTACTTACCTCCGGCTGTAGCATCATGCGGGCTATCCATTCCAGCCGCCACTACCGAGCACGGCGATGGAGACGAGCTTCAACTGGGCTGCGTCTTTTCGCAGATCCCCGTTCAGCAATTGGTGTTGTAGATGCCAAACGAGGACGCACAAAAATGGTTAGCGACACCACGGCTTTTTAGTTTTCACAGACACCCACCGAAAGCGGCATGCCGGGGACCCCGATGACGCAGTGCTTTTTTTGTCTCCATAATTTGGGTCGTTTACAAAAATATATCGTACAAATCGTGGGCATTACGTTCTGAGTATCGTTTTTGCATAGACGTGGTCGTACGTGGTAATACGGGCATCTCACGACACAGACTCCCACGATTTCGTGTTTACGGTGAGAACGCTTTACAGTTTTTAAAGTCACGATTTACGTTTTTGTACATTTTTCTGGTCACCAGGTAGCTATTCGACCCTAAATTCGATCTGGCCACACTAAAAAAAAGTTCGATCTGCCCTACGGAGGCGCGCCAATGGGTCGGATTGCGTTTACTTAACCACAAAAAATAGGGTGTgtctagagcacatctagatgtgccctaattattgcacatctaagtcctatgtcattgatcttacgtcaagattcgtgtggatatttttttttattttcttctttgtgCTTGATTCACTCatttagatgtgctttagcaaaactgcaAAAAATAACACGTTAGAAACCACACGCACCAGTTGGTAAGATGCAGAAATGTTACTTGTTTTTTGATCGGTCGATTGCTTTTGCTCCGCTCCGGAAAAGTAGGATCGCACGAGGCGATCTATGGAGGCGACGAGGGTTCCCTTGCGCGCCGCATGTTCCCTCTCTCTCTCCGTTGGCCGCTtcggcggcgggagggagggggaacctAGGGTCTGTTCGCTTGGTGGGTGTGTGATAGGGTTAGAGTTGAGGAAGACGTtgccgaggccgttgcggtggtgtcgTGTCGGAATAAATTTCTCCGGGCTCCGTTCGCGGTTaggcgaggcttttgccttcgtctaggagccatCGGGGTGGGGGATCCTcggatctcgtcgaggtcgcgggctatggtgGATGGAGGTCCATTGGCACTGGCCGTTTGGGTTCTCAGATGGGCGATGGATGCAGGGAGACGAAGATCCTTCTTCTTTCTTGTCGGTATGATTtgctgctgctgttcttcttctttctctgcgcCGATGCTGGTGGAAGATCCTGCTTTATCCGGGCGGTTGGCCCGGCCGCGGTGCTGGATCGGTCGGATGGCTCGAGTTCTCTTCCTTTcggaagggacacttttcgcggtactcaaagccaaagatggcgacggcTGTTTCAGGGGTGTTGGATTGATACACATGccctctcagcgctggtgtcaagaaaggaggaagcagaaTGACGGCATTTGTaccgtggtcgaagatgatgacctgcttgcatatccttctgctgcaggggtcttcttttaagattcagggatgatgacacCGGGCTCCGGAGATCTTTTTGTATTATGGTTGTCTTAGGATACTCTAGGTTAGGTGTTCATGATCTTTTGTGTTTATAtttcagtgtgcttgtaagggTTAACTACTTTGTACTATTTTGTGATTtgaataaaaaattctaaaaaaaagatGGGTAAGATGCAGGAACGAAACGGTGATACAAATGCCATGGACACACTCGACAGAATTAACAACGACCGATACATGTGGCTTGGATAAACCGACGAAGTCACGACCTAGACACAACTGGACTTCAACACCGATGGGTTACACACGAGCGCCGCGAGCAAGTTGATCAAAAAGAGAAGACCCGCCCATGTAGCCAGCCAGACCACGATGGCCGCACCCGTCACCATCTTGCTCCTCATGGCACGCGTCGCGTTCTTGCGTACGGCAAGTCTCTCGACGACATGAGCGTACACAGCGAATACAGTATGTGTTTTTTTTGTGTGGCAACGGACCTCACGGTCACGTCATACACTGCGCGCCCACAGTTTGCCGAAAAACGCTCGCACGCTCTGAAAGTATAACTGAGAGCTTGCCAAGATGGATACGGTGATCACGAGCTGTCGGTTGTCCATCAGAGGCCGCAGCACAACAGAACGCGCAGGTCAGCGCTTACACCTTGTACAGTCTGATGACACGCAGCAGAGCTACCGCGCTTTTGACCGAGATACCATGGAAAACAACTTGATGATTATTTATACTAACAGCATAATGGAACAGCCGGCACACTCCAGTCTTAATGGACACGATTTGCACCATACAACACTCACACAGAGTCTAATACAAGTTTCCCTCTCATTAGTAACGCGCCCACCACGACACAGCTTCCAGATACATTTTTTTTTTGGGTGTTTTCACAGCCTTGATTACTCGCCTTAGGACCTACATAACTTATGACCATCGACATCACAGATGCAAAGATCAAGCAGACGGTACACCAGACCAAGCCGAGACGCAGATGAAGAACAGAATTACCATCAGTAGAAACGCAACGAGCCGCGAGCTGAAGCTCTGTTGGTGCCTTGCTTTGCACAGGGCTTGCTCCAGAGACATGTGCAGTAGTGCGTTCTCGCCCTCCATGCGAACGATCTTGCTTCGCAGATCGAGGAGTAGCTGTCTAAGGTAGGGGCTAGCCCTCGGGTCAAACCAGCGCCAGAACCCACATCCCTGCTGCCATATCACACAATATTATCATATCAAGAACACGCACAGAAGATGGCTATAAGAGTCAGATCTCACTTACCGTCGCCCGTGAACAGCACAGGTACCTCCGGCCGGGATTGGCGTCGGTCCAAGAGGTCAGGAGCGGTGCCTTTCGGCCGTAGTAGCAGTTAACGGAAGGCTCGTAGTCCATGGGGTGCACGCGGTACGGGATGGGAGAGGTACCTCCGCTCCGGAAACGAGAAGAGGCAGAGCTGCCATGGCTACCGGATGACATTGTGAGCAGTGAGATGGCCTGCGCGCTCTCTGGAGAGCCTGTGCTGTGGCTTTGTGTGTGGAGTGGACGAGTCCATGAAAAAGTCTTGCAGCCTTTTTATAACCAGTGGGGTATCAATCCATGTCGTCACAACTCACAAGCTTGCCCAGAAAAAAGATTTTCTTTTGAGCGTTTTCGTCCCCTTTAGCGCGCGACAGGCAGCCATCCGCGCCAAGCGTACACATTACCGTTGCGGCGAATGCGCGCGACAACGTTTTGCGTGAACGATGGCATTTAAGCCTAGTCGATTCCATTTTTTGGGGCCGTAAAAGTCGTCTGAATAACCGATTTATCACACACTCGGAACCGAGGAAATACCTCGTGAAGACCCGGAACCGGTTGATGCTGGGAGTGGATCCGACAAGACCAATGACGGAACCGATGGATTTATAGGAGAGGGGGACTGGTAATCGCGGATCGGGAACCGCCGAAAATCGATGATGGGCCCGTCAGAGTTAACTTCGAAGCACGGGCACCCTTTTCGTTCGTGGAACCGATATCGGTTACGGAGGACGCGAACCGCATTATCACACACTCGGAACACACGAGGCAAACTATCTCAGGTGGAACAGACGAGACAAGCGACGGAGCCGACTGATTTTTGAGGGGAGGGGACTAGTAACCGCGACACGGAAACACCGAGAATCAATGATGGGGCCGTCGAAGTTAACTTCGAAGCAGGGGCACCCTTTTGTTCGTGGAAC
The window above is part of the Triticum aestivum cultivar Chinese Spring chromosome 2A, IWGSC CS RefSeq v2.1, whole genome shotgun sequence genome. Proteins encoded here:
- the LOC123185148 gene encoding uncharacterized protein isoform X1 translates to MSSGSHGSSASSRFRSGGTSPIPYRVHPMDYEPSVNCYYGRKAPLLTSWTDANPGRRYLCCSRATQGCGFWRWFDPRASPYLRQLLLDLRSKIVRMEGENALLHMSLEQALCKARHQQSFSSRLVAFLLMVILFFICVSAWSGVPSA
- the LOC123185148 gene encoding uncharacterized protein isoform X2, which gives rise to MSSGSHGSSASSRFRSGGTSPIPYRVHPMDYEPSVNCYYGRKAPLLTSWTDANPGRRYLCCSRATGCGFWRWFDPRASPYLRQLLLDLRSKIVRMEGENALLHMSLEQALCKARHQQSFSSRLVAFLLMVILFFICVSAWSGVPSA